The following proteins are encoded in a genomic region of Streptococcus equi subsp. equi:
- the rluB_1 gene encoding ribosomal small subunit pseudouridine synthase B, which produces MRLDKFLVDAGLGSRSQVKLLLKKKQVSVNGVSQTSPKYQVNEMTDEVSYQGQRLNYEAFVYYMLNKPKGVISATEDSSHKTVLDLLDDTARQKAVFPVGRLDKDTHGLLLVTNDGKLAHALLSPKKHVAKQYLAVVDGMMTQEDVKHFAQGITLKDHQCMPAHLDILEINESLKTSLVKITIEEGKFHQVKRMVAACGKTVSDLQRISMGPLQLDSALAPGAYRRLTAAELEALKA; this is translated from the coding sequence ATGCGCTTAGATAAGTTTTTAGTTGATGCTGGCTTAGGCAGTCGCAGTCAAGTGAAGCTGCTATTAAAGAAAAAGCAAGTCAGTGTGAATGGGGTTAGCCAAACGTCTCCAAAATATCAAGTCAATGAAATGACCGATGAGGTTAGCTATCAGGGACAAAGGCTCAATTATGAGGCCTTTGTGTATTATATGCTTAATAAGCCTAAAGGAGTGATTTCTGCGACTGAGGATTCTAGCCATAAGACAGTGCTGGATTTGTTAGATGATACTGCACGTCAAAAGGCTGTCTTTCCTGTTGGGCGGCTTGATAAGGATACGCATGGCTTGCTCTTAGTGACCAATGATGGAAAGCTAGCACATGCTCTTTTGTCTCCTAAAAAGCATGTTGCCAAGCAATACCTTGCTGTGGTAGACGGTATGATGACTCAAGAGGACGTCAAGCATTTCGCACAGGGAATCACTTTAAAGGATCACCAATGCATGCCAGCACATTTGGACATTCTTGAGATTAACGAATCGCTAAAAACCAGCCTTGTCAAAATCACCATCGAGGAAGGAAAATTTCATCAGGTTAAGCGAATGGTAGCAGCCTGTGGTAAAACAGTCAGCGATTTACAGCGCATTAGTATGGGGCCCTTACAGCTTGATAGTGCTTTGGCGCCTGGAGCCTATCGTAGGTTAACAGCAGCAGAGCTAGAGGCCTTAAAAGCCTAA
- a CDS encoding thioesterase superfamily protein, with amino-acid sequence MSIYSQLYETKSKHSAQAMGSGGLEVLATPALVAFMEHAAFTFLQSQLKDKQTTVGSEIAIQHLAASKIGQAVTIVITALKEEGRKYDFRIEAFANHKLIGRACHTRVRVDQDAFLEKL; translated from the coding sequence ATGTCTATTTATTCACAGCTATACGAAACAAAAAGCAAGCATTCTGCTCAAGCAATGGGCTCTGGTGGCTTAGAGGTCCTAGCAACACCTGCTCTTGTCGCCTTTATGGAGCATGCTGCCTTCACGTTTCTGCAAAGTCAGCTAAAGGACAAGCAAACAACCGTTGGAAGTGAAATCGCTATCCAGCACCTAGCTGCCTCTAAAATCGGTCAGGCAGTAACCATTGTTATCACTGCACTCAAGGAAGAGGGCAGAAAATACGACTTTCGTATCGAAGCCTTTGCCAACCATAAGCTCATTGGCAGAGCCTGCCACACACGTGTCAGGGTTGACCAAGACGCCTTTTTGGAAAAGCTTTAA